One region of Bacteroidota bacterium genomic DNA includes:
- the serS gene encoding serine--tRNA ligase, translated as MLQISVLREKPEFVIERLAVKNFDAKELVNLILSIDEDRRKIQNELDGLLNQQNVLAKQVGDLYKSGKKAEGDDLKNKSAALKTSSQELSEKLSATELQLQQELVKLPNLPSEMVPSGRTPEDNEVVHQEGAIPKLHADAKPHWELASKYDIIDFELGVKLTGAGFPVYKGKGAKLQRALINYFLDKATAAGFREIQPPILVNRDSGYGTGQLPDKDAQMYHVQLDDFYLIPTAEVPVTNIYRDVIVKGEDLPVMLCAYTPCFRREAGSYGKDVRGLNRLHQFDKVEIVQVQHPEKSYETLDAMVEHVAGLLRALQLPFRILRLCGGDMSFASALTYDFEVFSAAQQKWLEVSSVSNFETFQANRMKLRYRTGSEKPALAHTLNGSALALPRIVAALLENNQSADGVHIPDAIRSYTGFDIIN; from the coding sequence ATGCTTCAGATCAGTGTCCTCCGTGAGAAACCGGAATTTGTCATCGAAAGACTTGCAGTCAAAAACTTTGATGCGAAAGAACTTGTGAACCTTATTTTATCCATCGATGAGGATAGAAGAAAAATCCAGAATGAACTCGATGGCCTTTTGAATCAGCAGAATGTGCTCGCCAAGCAGGTTGGAGATTTGTATAAAAGTGGAAAGAAGGCAGAAGGTGATGATCTCAAAAACAAAAGTGCGGCATTAAAAACTTCATCTCAGGAACTGAGTGAAAAGTTAAGCGCGACCGAACTTCAGTTGCAACAGGAGCTTGTGAAATTGCCGAACCTCCCATCTGAAATGGTTCCTTCCGGCAGGACACCTGAAGACAATGAAGTGGTGCATCAGGAAGGTGCTATTCCAAAATTACATGCAGATGCAAAGCCGCATTGGGAGCTGGCATCCAAATACGATATTATTGATTTTGAACTGGGCGTAAAACTTACCGGAGCAGGGTTTCCTGTTTACAAAGGAAAAGGAGCGAAATTACAGCGCGCGCTCATCAATTATTTTCTGGATAAGGCGACAGCTGCAGGATTCCGCGAAATCCAGCCACCGATCCTGGTGAACAGGGATTCAGGATATGGAACCGGACAACTTCCTGACAAAGATGCACAGATGTATCATGTACAGCTGGATGATTTTTATCTTATTCCAACAGCTGAAGTTCCGGTTACCAATATTTACAGAGATGTAATTGTAAAAGGTGAAGATCTGCCGGTCATGCTCTGCGCTTACACTCCTTGTTTCAGAAGAGAAGCAGGTAGCTATGGAAAAGATGTGCGTGGATTAAATCGTTTGCATCAATTTGATAAAGTTGAAATTGTACAGGTGCAGCACCCTGAAAAATCCTATGAAACACTGGATGCGATGGTGGAGCATGTTGCCGGATTGTTAAGGGCGTTGCAGTTGCCTTTCCGGATTTTGAGATTGTGTGGTGGAGATATGAGTTTTGCTTCCGCCCTGACTTACGATTTTGAAGTTTTTTCAGCGGCTCAGCAAAAATGGCTGGAGGTAAGCAGTGTTTCCAATTTTGAAACCTTCCAGGCCAACCGAATGAAATTGCGCTACCGTACGGGAAGTGAAAAACCGGCTCTGGCGCATACGCTGAATGGCAGCGCCCTGGCTTTACCGAGAATAGTTGCTGCACTTTTAGAAAATAATCAAAGTGCAGATGGCGTTCATATACCTGATGCGATCCGTTCTTATACGGGATTTGACATTATCAATTGA